tgtgtgtgtatataaatgtgtgtgtgtatgtgtgtttgtattatacacaaatatttaaataattgttaacCCCTTTAATTTAGAGAGGGATGGGGGAATGACGTTTTGATTTGCAGGTACACCCATTTGGCATTTTCTGTTTTAAAGGAACACCCTATACAGTACAACCTGAAGTTGGTGGGTAACTTGATCAGAAGGGAACAGAGAAATGTGGTTTACTCTGTATATTTATCTTTGCCTGTCTTTTAATTGTATCTCTGCAACTTTAATCCTCAAACCAAGTATGTGTTTGCTACAAGGTGATTTTAAGTTGACTGGAATGTACCAGGATGGAGATTTTATACTTGGAGGCCTATTTGAGGTTCACTTCTTTACTGTGTTCCCAGATCTGACTTTCACAACAAATCCAAAATCACCATACTGTGAAATGTGAGACTCACTGTATAATTATAGAAGAGATacaattataatgatttttttaatgttttggcaACATTTCAGTGCTTGTATTTGTCTGTTTTTACTTGGTaatctatttaattaaaaaaaaatgtcgaTATCTAATCTTGTTATTTTCTCTTAGATTTAATATGGAAGGCTTCCAGCATGCACAGACCATGGCTTTTGCAATAGAAGAGATAAATAAGAATCCAAAGCTGCTGCCAAACATCACTCTTGGATATCATCTTTATGACAATTGTGTGATGCTAGGAATGGCATTCCGGGCTGCCATCTCCCTCACTAGTGGGACAGAGGAGTCCTTCTTTAACCTAAACTGCAGTGGCCCACCACCAGTGATTGGGATTGTTGGGGATCCAAGTTCAACTCCTTCCATTGCAATTTCCAGTGTTTTGGGGCTGTTTCGAGTGCCTATAGTAAGAGAGAAAAACATAGAATATataattgaaacattttttttttctgtgtttataaTCTTCATGTTGTTCTTAATATACATTCTTCCAAACATTTTCATCTGCATTTGGGAAAAAAAGCCTCTTTTTCTCTTTTCATGTGATCTAATCAGGTTAGTCACTACGCCACCTGTTCCTGTTTGAGTAACAGGAAAAAATACCCATCTTTCTTTAGAACAATCCCCAGTGATGCATTTCAGGTACAAGCTATAATCCAAGTCTTGAAACATTTTGAATGGACCTGGGTTGGCCTCCTCTACAGTGATGATGACTATGGCGTCTATGCTGCTCAGTCTTTTCAGCAAGAAATGCAGCGATTTGGACTTTGTGCTGCATTTTCTGAATTCCTGCCCCATGATAATAATCACAGAGATATACAGCGTATAATGGGGATTATTCAGGGCTCTACAGCAAGAGTGGTGGTTGTTTTTGCCCCATCATCCTTTCTCATACCTTTGATGAATGAGGTTGTTTTACAGAATATGACAGGCAGGCAGTGGATTGCAAGTGAAGCTTGGGCCACCTCTCTTGAATCCCATATTCCAAGTTTCCAGCCCTTTCTGAGGGGCACAATAGGAATTGCTATCAGGCGTGGAGAGATTCAAAGACTTCATGAGTTTCTACTGTGTATTCGCCCCAGCAATGATCCAAAAAATTATATGTTGAGAATCTTCTGGGAGAATATGTTTGGGTGCAGTTTTGGTAAAGGAGATACTGAAGGAAAGCAAGTCATAAAGGTATGTACAGGACAGGAGGATCTGAGCACCACAAATACACCATACACTGACGTCTCAGGACTGAGAGCAGCTTATAATGTCTATAAGGCAGTTTATGCACTGGCACATGCCCTTCATGACTTGATGGAGTGTGAGGAGGGTAAAGGACCATTCAGTGGAAACAGCTGTGCTGACACAACAAACCTAAAACCCTGGCAGGTAAGAGACATGTATAATCCAGATTCTCTGCAGGCATGTAGAAGAGCTCAAGTGGAAACACGATATATGCTTTATTATCATTACAGTTTCAGATAAACTTATAACACCTGTCCTGTGTCTACAAATTGCACAGGTGGTTCACTACCTACAGAATGTAAACTTCACTACAGGCTTTGGGGATCATGTGTCATTTGATAAGAATGGAGATGCTCTGGCTATTTATGATGTACTAAACTGGCAGCCAAGCTCAGATGAATCAATAAGGATCTACACGGTTGGTGTTGTAAAAGAAGGAACAAAAACAGGAATGGTGCTCACACTGGATGAAGATGCAATATTCTGGAATTTTGAGACAACAAAAGTAATTaacaatgcattttaaatgtcaacAATTTTGCTGATATAATGCTTATCAAATCTATTTTAGACATGTAAAAAATGATGGCGAGGTAAGTTGATCAAATGTAAGAAAGATGACAACCACATGACTGAGAAGATGATGTCTCTGTCAGCCCCCACGGTCTGTGTGCAGTGAGAGTTGCCCTCCAGGCACCAGACGAGCCACTCGCAAGGGTCTTCCCGTCTGCTGTTTTGACTGCTTGCCATGTGGAGATGGAGAGATTTCTAACACAACAAGTGAGAAGACTGATCCTGGCCAAATCTTTTATGACTAATATAATCTTACAATttcatatttctttctttctttaacttACAGATGCTGTTGAGTGCTTTCTATGTCCAGATGAGTTCTGGTCCAATCAATATAATAATCACTGTGTACCAAAAGAAGTAGAGTTTCTCTCCTATGAGGATCCTCTGGGCATCTCTCTGACCACTGCTTCCCTTATTGGCACCTGCTTTTGTGCTCTTGTGATATTTGTTTTTGCTCTTCATCGTAATACTCCTATAGTACGTGCAAATAATTCAGAGCTCAGCTTCCTGCTTCTATTGTCACTAAAAATGTGTTTCCTTTGTGTCCTGCTGTTTATTGGTCGACCACAGTTGTGGACATGTCAATTAAGACATGCTGTGTTTGGCATAAGCTTTGTCCTGTGCATGTCCAGTATTCTGGTCAAGACAATGGTGGTAATAGCTGTGTTCAAGTCCTCTAAGCCAGAAGGTAAAGGAGCAATGAAATGGTTTGGAGCAGTTCAACAGAGATGCACGGTTGTGGTCCTCACAGTCCTCCAGGTTGTGATATGTGCGGTCTGGCTATCAACTGCCTCTCCAACACCCTATAAAAACAACCAATATATCCGTTCTAAAATAGTATATGAATGTGCTATAGGCTCAGTGGTTGGGTTTTCAATGTTACTCAGCTATATTGGGTCTTTGGCAGCAGCAAGCTTTTTGTTAGCCTTCCTGGCTAGAAATCTTCCAGATAATTTTAATGAAGCAAAATTCATCACATTTAGCATGTTGATCTTTTGTGCTGTGTGGATTGCATTTGTTCCAGCGTATGTGAGTTCACCAGGAAAATACACAGTGGCTGTAGAAATTTTTGCCATTCTGGCTTCCACTTTTGGTTTACTGATGGCCATATTTGCCCCAAAGTGCTACATCATTCTTTTACATCCAGAGAGAAACACCAAAAATGTCATAATGGGAAGAGAAACACGAAATAAATAGGTCCACAAGGCTGTAACACTGTAATCTCTTATTTAACCTGTCTTTTATTTAAACTGTCATGCCCATGTTTGAGAGTAGGCCtgcaatgatgatgatgaaattcAAGTGATAATATTTTCGGaacacttttaaatatatatatatctttttctgttattgtttttaaacagaaggACTTTTAAAGTTGTAGATGCAGttgattaaattacataaaacaaggtacagctgtttatttattgtagtaAAGATCACTGCAATAGAacttatatcatatatatatatatatatatatatatatatatatatatatatatatatatatatatatatatatatatatatatagttgaagtcagaattattataataataaaagttatttaaaaaaaaaaaattttaagatcaatatttttggttcctttaaacaatatttttttcccgattctctacagaacaaaccactgttgtagatataacaattacaaatattattatacaatatattgtattatactttatttacaattaaacggggggctaaaaattcaggagggctaattattctgacttcaactgtgcatgtATACTCATAAAAGAACTATTACTATAACTAACTATTCATAAAattttacatcaatatttataattattttaaagaaataaatatacaattattttacgATTTGTTTTTCAGCAATGCAGACAACTAAAgtattttatcatggcaacttaTTTCGATGTGGCAAGAAGCAAAGCCACATTACATACAGAGCAGATGACTGGGGGATTTATTGTGGCTTTCTCTGCATTTCATTTCTAGAAACAAGCGTGTGAGAAGTTTTATGGTCTGCGGTGAGTGATGAGACAGAGTGACAAGAAGCAGGTGGTGGTTTAATCAGCAAGCTTAATTACTGGAGTTTCTTTAAATTTTCCGTGTTTTCTTCTCTTCTGTTCTGTATTGGAGCCAACTGCTGGTGGATGATGAATTAAATTACCACTGAAATGTCTAAAAAGGGGCACAACTAGATGTGGTACATCTTTCTAACTTTTCGAATCACTGTGCAATACCCAGTGGGGGCATCAAATACTCCTCCCATGTGTCTCtgtgtaaagaaaaaaacaataatcaaaacataaaatagcttTTAACATTTATGCATTTCCAGAAAATCTGCAATTCcagaaaataatcttttttttgtccatttccCATCAGGATAGGAAACCTACTTTGCACAGTCTGGTCTCCATTGGCTCAATAAATGGAAGAACACATCAGGACTTTCTCCTGTGTTCTTCCATcccacaaaggctgcatttacactgtagatcttgatggtcaattccgattttgtgactgtatccgatttttttgatgacctgcttacatcatcttttaaaagtgactcgtccGATTGTCTGCATTAGTGCATTTACACAGcgcacggcaaaggcgcaatgaccaggaaataaaaaaacgggcgctgactaacagctgataattagagtgctcttttctctattcctttatgcaatctgttcgcagcttttgataagctgttttactatagtttatgacagaaaggttctcatttgtccatcttctttttgtacaggcttttttaaaccagtaggcatcttaatgtcatgtccatggcgtgatttatgcacgtgatggctgcactagttttatattatttatattggttacgtggcggacattgcgctctctcgctctcgttaacatgctaaAATACCTGTGctttatgacaatataaaagctgtttacatcctggtgtatgagatttaaggtttgggactcggctgaagtctgttctgaaatgaaagtgtcattcgctatggtttttaatgatgcgcgactcgcattgacacgtgaaaatccgatctaccttcttatggcccatttccactgagtggttcgatatggtacggttcggtttgatGCGCTTTTTATGGCCGTTTACACTGTCAAAAAGCAtatcgaaccgaaccgtaccgtaccactttttcggcaccctatcgaaagggtaccaaacacgagaaagggtaccaaaaggcggagccacacgcgcagctgaacgctattagtttacagagatacgtcattcgcttacgcaacaagccagaataaaaacaaaaaaaaaacaccatgtttgaattacacagcgagagattatagcaaacttataaatacttataataacgagccatggtcgatctgggctcaaacaaaccttgtcgttatcttgatgaacagcagatttaccctgtgccctgtagttttttacgagccagtctgaggcggaGCAgattcgctttcttgcttgcgctcgcgcgcgtctaacattatatctgaaataacaaatttcttgagctgatgataataacgtgcgcttgattattgacgtgcttttgaaacccgatcctgtcactGTCACCGATccgacactgacaaacgcgagagtgaagcgtgaagaaacaaaggagaagccggaaaaaaggagcacattatttttcagcaaacatgaacaaaatgccatgtataactaacttattatcttcaccttttggactaacagaacctacatgtgctgctgaagattacagacacagataagaggttttcactgactgtaggctatattttgtgttgttttgaacctaaatacggacgaaatgtctgctgtgtgttcttctgtagttggtaacatatcagagactgtagggggatgtatgtgtttatatatgttcatttatttatttttttttatataattacagacgttacagtaggctgtttcgcactgtctttgatctgcagttataatcaactcatgttcattgaaaagttagtaataaacatttctacacaagtatttatgtgtatgaagcatctgttttgtgagaagtgcttttcatgttatgtgaacgacccatacagctttattgtagacatttcctcgagctagaatgacgttgactaaaactttctgtcatacaccacgcccatcaaaagggtacccttgttagtggaaacgcaagcctgataaaggtgacccgtaccgaaccgtaccgtaccagtcagtgaaaACGAGCCATttcactgcagacacgagggcacagatccgattcatatcggataaatttccacatatgaacaaggcctgaatctgatttgagtaaatcggaatccatgtgatttgatcctgcttacacgtacatgggcaatatccgatctgtgtcacatgagagagaaaaaaatcggaattgagtcacttgaacagtgcagtgtaaatgcggccaaAGAGAAGTTTATCATCCCTGATCCACCTCATGCTTCCATAGGGTGCAGTTGTCAGTTTGTTGAGGGATGTTGCACCTAATTCTTCCAAAGGcccaattattatatatttttttgtaaggaAATCCCTAAACACCATTGGGATTGTGTAGAAAGTATCCACAATATAGcttatagcaaaaataaaatagtacCAAAAAAGCAAGGCAAGTAAGGGGGGTAAGCACAACTTAGGTAATGCTGTTCTCACACCAGATGTGTTATGTGCAAATAAATCGTGCTATTCGCACttaaatagacgtgtgaacattttgagtttatttgcttcatttgcgcatcaaattcacttaacAATAGACTGTGATTTGCATCATGGGCGGGGCTTTTGTCTGACCAGTGACTCTAGCttagttgctaaatggctaacatgaattttattaagagattagctgtgctttatgtgacGCTCAATTCGCGCTGCTTCATCCGCACAAATTGCACCACAGAATGTCTattctttgcattgacttaacatgtaaataattcacgcttgatgcttcatccgcatctggtgtgaatgcaccaTAACACCCCTTTGGCACCCTTTCCAAAGGGAACCTAGCCAAACAGAACAGGGTGGAGCTATACTTGCAGAAATACTGTTTACAGGGAATTACAGATGTTATTGGTTTACAAGGAATCATCAGCAGTGCATGCTACAAGCCAGAGGAATTACAACAGAAGAagctatcattttttattttgatgttttttatgataatcatacctgccaacattcagaTCTTAAAATCCGGGAGAATTTATCCAGGGGGCAAAGTGAAGACCGGGGTGGGGGGGAGGCAGTGGGTTTTAGTGTGCAAGCAAACTAAAGAGcgggtatgaagatggttgcgcaTTGGGTTCTGTGCACATGGGGACTGAATCAAAAagttggagggggggggggtgcattGTGGAATTcagggagttttccgggagacagaacaatgcgggagatgggtctgaaatacgggagactgccggaaaaacgggagtgttggcaggtatgatgatggtttgttcactGAAAAACtatttttcaaaatgttgtgGATGAACTAAAAATCTCAATCTAAAAACAGAAACGTCTATAACTTGAATGCTACTAGGGATTCGATTATCATTTCATTAGAAGCATAAAAATGAATACATCAAACACCtcactaaataaaaagaattttgACACTGGATTACGAGAAAATGAACTCCCGCAACTTAAtttcatttcagttcagtttttgcTTCTTCAAAACGTCATTGTTCTCCTTGATATTACTAttatgcttttaaaaactgttaatgGCCCAGTTTCAgtgtatttcatgtttttttttttttcatatacatgTGAAATATTATGCACATATAGCAGCAGAAAATAAAGcctttttaatattacatttacatttagcagacgcttttatccaaagcgacttacaaatgaggacaaggagaCAATATTAACATGAgctctattaaaaaatattgcaGCAGATCATTCTTTAAGCTTATGCTTTAAATCATGCTGTGCTCTTGGGTGTTCTGCACATCTTGAGTCACACAGCAGTGGGCGGAGTCCCACTGTACTTGCAAAGCGTTGTGTGTCCGTCTGCTCGGCATGTTTgcttaaacaaaataaacaaacaaatatacaaataaacagataCTTTGTGAAGTTTaacaaactaatttcgaaaggagcatgtgatatgattgatcgcagctggtctctcatctgtaatcattaataagccaatcggatcattccaaactcactataaataacccgACTAACATTACTCCCTCATCTTCTTTTTTGAAGACCACTCCTGCTACAAAAAACACTCCAGCTTCAAAGCTTCTTGCAGCATCGCACCACCAAACCGTGTAAAAGAActgataaacaacaacaaattcgGCAAGAGCCCCGCTCTCCCCTGAAAATCCAGGTGCAGCTCAGCACCACCCAGccctgtaacatcatacatcagtttttgtgaggagttatgcatccctaccaggacttACTTATCATTTAACAAAGATAAACCATAATTCACACCGTCCCCCAGCATAGACGGCAATAAACATCTTGCAGATGAGCTGAATGTTTAATTGTTGATTTGAGAGCCCTGACAAGACACCCCACACCCCACCCTGACCATCTCTCTAAACAGCCATCAACTCCTCCAGCCACCCCCTCTCCCCcctgcacttcagatcagtgagtATAATGTGCATCAGATTATTagaaaacagaagagaaggaaagcaccaggccCAGGCGGTATTTCACCAGCCTGTCTAAGAACCTGCTCTGAGAACCTCCATTTTCTCACAGATCTTTAACAGATCTCCCAACTGCTCCTCTCCCAGTACATCAATGACTGCagtgcaaaagacccctccatcaagcTCCTGAAGTTTGCACTCCCctcactcaccatcatgaacagcactgtggctgcagtagagtcattcaggttcctgggcatccaccatctctcaggatttgaaatgggacattcacatagactctattgtgaagttTAACTTGctacaggagctgctcgtacagttctactccgCTGACATctaatccatcctctgcacttcaatcactgtctgcttctgctcagctgccaaaaccaaaCTCCATAGACTACaacgaatagtccggactgctcaacgaatcactggcactacccttcctacacttcaagaactgtactcttccagagtgagtaaaagggcttgcaaaattgctctggacccctcacacccagcacacttcctgTTTGAGCTGTTACCATCTGGTCGGCGctacagagcaccaagcacaaaaacagccagacacaggaaaagtttcttgcTCAGGcaatctaccttatgaacagttaaatattcccctactgtgcaataaacatgtgGAATACTTTTTCATAGGCATTTGTACACAGAACCttataacttgtatatttataacaagtcTGTACAtgcaattcaacatccagagctTTTTGTCTAattgcatctgtttaatgtttgttgtcttttctcatatttattttcaggttgtcacttgtcactttatgtacactggaagcttctgtagccaaaaaaaTTCCTTCTGTGTGTacagcacacttggcaataaaaccgatccTGATTCTGACAATGCCATCAACATATCTTCCTCTACTTCCACTTCATGCCACCACCTGCTTTCCCCGGGCTCATCCTACACACATCTGCCATGCCTTCAAGTCCACAAACTCCACTAGAATCTCTCAGATGCCGGCATCTGAGCTGTTGCAATAAAGCCAAACTTTCTGCCAACAACCAAAGAAACAATAATAACTGAAGAAACTCACCCCTCAAGCCTCCCGCTGTCCACAGAATAATTTACAACACTGCAAGGATCCAGGCAATCAAACTCAGGAAAATACTTAGTCCACATCTCACGTATATGTCGATAAACAGCCACGGAATGCAGTGCTATCATTTCAAACTAGTAGCCAAAACAACTAAATCTATAATGCGTTTGGGAGTAATGTCCTGTCATATGTAAACATTGTGAAATCAAAATGGCCACCGACCTTTGCCCTCTTGCAAGTGACATCTCATTGAACCAATAGCTGGATTAATGAAGTGTTACGAACCACCAACATCTAAGGAGCTTCCACGATGAGTAACGGTCCCGCCCTCTCTTTGACGTGAATGGACCAACTCTGTCACAATGATTAACAATTGAGCATGTTAAATATGAATGTTTGAAGTATAGAGTACATCTCAATGTTGCAGGTCAAATTTAAcccatttaatttaaaactaaatgcatttctccaccaattacttatattaaagggcacctatggtgaaaaatgtacttttaaagcagtttggacagacgtgtgtaagtatagtgtataaactgtcatattggggtgaaataaacacacccagtgtttttttttttttaatttaacaacataaaaacggtggaccaattggagcggttttcagatcaaccgcaactttacgtaggagtgcggtcccccagcccaccaatattgattgacagctgagcgaattaacatgtctccatagtaacgcatataattatatcaacaagaccagacatgcacaaagcaaccgggaataaaatgTCTGTTCAgcttgctaggatcatcaatcatcatcagacgtgatcaagagtgagttttacaagtttaaaatgttttaaaacagtgcatgtgtgaaaattatagcgattcacttcaaatttacttcatcagcacagccgcgtgtcagaacaattataaaagaagacgcttcaatcccggtttgtggatgttatatcgggtttattttgtacattaacttaacagatatccatacagcagtggagattaccagtatcatgtcacatatgcgtgcaaaacgagtgcaaagcttaacgcgctgtctctctctctgtgtctgtgctatgtgtgtgtgtgtgtctgcgctgtgtgtgtgtgcgtgaactttgtattgacattgtgtgtgactcattgttgcaacgccacaaaaaatgcatcaaatactgattgttaaagttcttactgtagtatttctcgcacacgttacgtgagatctgcttcctgaggcagccgagggcggcgattgctgacaggcatgtaggaacagtgggcggggaggactagccttaaagggccagtacaaaaaaacagcaaaaacttttttccagctgtaatatagacacttcaaacagctataataaataatctgatgggtgttttgagctgaaactttacagacacattctggggacacaaaagacctatattaaatatgaaaaaaggggtaacctatgtgccctttaatatattatttatgtaaccacatacactgattctgcacatttgactgactgcttgtctttatttcctattttgaatatattgtatgttatacttttataatgtccattattgattattaaaactgatattcagcaaaagagacggtATGTTCCATATCCGATTTATCAATGGAAATGAagggaggcagttatgttataggctccattttgttatgtGCATTCAGTGAAGATGACTTTCTTATAAACATTTAACTACACAATGCCTTAAcagttttggtgtctgttaagttgcttaTATCAAAATGAAAAAGACAGGTCCTTATATAATGTTTCCATTGTTCAGATAGTGAAAcaatgtagccagggtgatgtgaatgacttccactatggggaaatgtaTGGAAAACGCCAGTGGTTGAACCTTGCCATGGCCCTGGTGAGAGCTTGCCAGGCTGAGCGTGAGCACATATCATCACCAGGGATGCAGCCCTCCAATGTGCCTTCTGGCCCTAACTTGCCTTTACTTACCTGCGAAGTGCTTTAATGCCTATTTATATTTTTGGGGAGTCGTAAAATATAGACCTAGTTAAAATCTATGAATTTTTGTATACAATGGTATGTTGAGAAAAATCCCTAAAGGacgctgcggaggccacctgccATTGGTGTGTAAGCATGGAGACATGAAATTTCTTTAGCTCTACTGCTGCAAACTAATCCTGAGAAACAACACATCAGAGCATGCACTTTTGCGTAAGCATTTTGGAAAGCAGCCTGTGAAGACAGCGGTTCTTCAACCGGTCTGCGTAGATCTTGGAATAGTTGTAACCCACGGCTCTTTGAGGCTTACCCTCTTTTTTATCCTCCACATAACGCCCATCTAGTTGGTCAAGTGGCAGTGACGATGACACCACCCACCACCCCTGATAATAACAGATAATGACAGCCCACCCTCCAATGCTTCAGTGGTATTGAAACTGCACTTTAGTTTTATGTATTGTAGTACTGGACCTGTACTGCAGTACTACTGTAGTCCTACGTATTGTGGTAGTACTTCACCTGTactgcagtagttgtactgcagttgtttTGTACTAGTACTGCAGTTGTATAGCAGAGGTTGTACTGCAGTTATATTAGTACTTCACTACCAAAAAGATTGTATTGTTAGGGTGATGACTTAATTAAATGTAGATATATTAAATATAGACTTAATATAAAATTAGAGTTTTGAATTATGCAGCCTAAACAAATTAGTTATAGATAGACATTAGAAAATTGGCAATCACGTTTtagtaataaaatgtatttacataaaaaaccTTGAGCTTAAGCTTGACCTTTGACCCCTCCGTCCCCTGCTTTTGTATTGTATGTAAAAAGTAATAAttcatgctaagctaagctacaaAATTGATCTACAATACTGCAAGACATAACAAAAACTAAAGTGCACTTTTAATACTTATGTACCTAAGTGCAATAACTTGTTTAGCATGTATTGCAGTAGCAGTACTGAATTATAGCAGTTGTAGTACTTCAGtgctattgcagtagttgtactgcattatagCAGAAGTATCACTTTAGcactattgcagtagttgtactgctgttgtactgtagtagtaattCACTTGAATTGCAGTTGTTCTGCGTTTGTACTGCACACTGTTAACCCTACTGTAGATTATGCAGTAAATACCtgtaaaatagccagtgttttgctgtaataaaaagaaacagtattttactgtaaacggAGTAGGAGTTGAAATTGTGTAgtgcaaagaataaattacagtaatttattttatgAACTCATTACAGGTAGTAAGCGTGAAAATAGATAGTAAATAACTGTTCAACCATTACTGTCCCATGTTCTCTGTTCCTTATGTTGCTATTTATAGAGAAGTGCATTTATATTAAGGCAGAAAACTATGTTTTAGGCATTAATACACTCATACACAGGATGTCTgtcttattttaaacacaaaatgtgtaaaaagtatTCAGAAAATGTTGGCCCTTTAA
The window above is part of the Danio aesculapii chromosome 18, fDanAes4.1, whole genome shotgun sequence genome. Proteins encoded here:
- the LOC130245707 gene encoding extracellular calcium-sensing receptor-like, with product MWFTLYIYLCLSFNCISATLILKPSMCLLQGDFKLTGMYQDGDFILGGLFEVHFFTVFPDLTFTTNPKSPYCEIFNMEGFQHAQTMAFAIEEINKNPKLLPNITLGYHLYDNCVMLGMAFRAAISLTSGTEESFFNLNCSGPPPVIGIVGDPSSTPSIAISSVLGLFRVPIVSHYATCSCLSNRKKYPSFFRTIPSDAFQVQAIIQVLKHFEWTWVGLLYSDDDYGVYAAQSFQQEMQRFGLCAAFSEFLPHDNNHRDIQRIMGIIQGSTARVVVVFAPSSFLIPLMNEVVLQNMTGRQWIASEAWATSLESHIPSFQPFLRGTIGIAIRRGEIQRLHEFLLCIRPSNDPKNYMLRIFWENMFGCSFGKGDTEGKQVIKVCTGQEDLSTTNTPYTDVSGLRAAYNVYKAVYALAHALHDLMECEEGKGPFSGNSCADTTNLKPWQVVHYLQNVNFTTGFGDHVSFDKNGDALAIYDVLNWQPSSDESIRIYTVGVVKEGTKTGMVLTLDEDAIFWNFETTKPPRSVCSESCPPGTRRATRKGLPVCCFDCLPCGDGEISNTTNAVECFLCPDEFWSNQYNNHCVPKEVEFLSYEDPLGISLTTASLIGTCFCALVIFVFALHRNTPIVRANNSELSFLLLLSLKMCFLCVLLFIGRPQLWTCQLRHAVFGISFVLCMSSILVKTMVVIAVFKSSKPEGKGAMKWFGAVQQRCTVVVLTVLQVVICAVWLSTASPTPYKNNQYIRSKIVYECAIGSVVGFSMLLSYIGSLAAASFLLAFLARNLPDNFNEAKFITFSMLIFCAVWIAFVPAYVSSPGKYTVAVEIFAILASTFGLLMAIFAPKCYIILLHPERNTKNVIMGRETRNK